A stretch of DNA from Myxococcales bacterium:
TTTGCCGAGGTCTACTGGGGTGGGGCGATCGTGGTGATGCTCGCCGACATCGAGATCCGCACCAAGACCGCCGGCGCACGCGGGCTCGAGGACGGACTGCGGGGTGTGCTGGACGCCGGCGGGCACGCGAGCGAGGTGTGGCCGCTGTCGCGCACGTTCGCGCTCAGCGACGAGACCTGCGGAGTTGCGGCCCTCGAGCCGCTGGCGAGAGCCCATGCCCACTCGGGGAGACGCGTCGACCTCGAAGCGCTGTGGAGACAACTCGGCGTCGAGGGCCGCGGCAGCGCACTCCGCCTCAATGCCGATGCGCCGCTGGCACGGGTCCGCCGCAGCATCGTGCTCGGCCCCGACGCCAACCCGCAGAACGCCGCGGCAAGAAACTAGATGACGTTCTCGCTTTGGTCGGGAGCTGATGGATGACAACGCGGTCGAGGCGGCCCTCGGTTCACTTGCCAAGGCCGGCCTCGGCATCGGCCTGTCGCTGCCCAGCGCGCGCCTGGGAGACAAGAGCTTCGCGCGCCTGACGCGCAGTGCGGATCGCGCGGGGGTGCCGGTGCGGGTGTGGCCACTCTTGCCCGAAGCGCACGGTTACTGGATCGGCGAGACCAACGTGGCCGAGGCCGACGAGTTGATGCGTGCGCTCGTCAGCTGGCGCGAGCGCCGCGGTGGGCCGGTGTTTGCCGGCATTTCCTTCGATCTGGAGCCGGATCTCGCCTACTCCGAACGACTGCGACGGTTGGCGCGCGCGCGTCCCGACAAGGTGCTCGGGCTGTTGCTCGAGCACGTGCGGCCAACCGCGTTTGCCAAGGCGCGCTCCAGCCTGGCGCGGACGGTGGCACGCCTGCGAAGATCGGGCCTACACGTGCACGCGGTCACGTATCCCCTGATCCTCGACCAGCCGGAGCACGACACCACTCTCGAGGACGCGCTCGCCATTCCCGTCAGCGGAATCGACTGGGACGAGCTCAGCTTCATGGTCTACCAGACACCCTTCGCTCAGCTGCTCGGCACTTGGCTGGGGCCCGCGTTGGTTCACTCGTACGCCGAGACCGCGGTGGCGCGCTTCGGGGACCGCGCTGGCATCGATGTCGGGATCGTCGGCCCGCACGGCATCGGCATCGACCCGGGGAACCGCTACGCCGATCGCAGCGCGCTTTGTGACGACCTTGGTGCGGCCCTCGCGGCAGGCATCCCCGCCGCTCGCACCCGCATCTACGGGCTCGCCGGCGTGCTGGACTCCGGCGGGCTCGAGCACTGGCTCGGCGCGGCTCCGGTGAGTCAGGTGCCGGAGTCGAGCCGGGCAGTGGCAGGTTTCCGCAACCTGGTGCGTGGGCTCGCCGTGGGTCTACGCGTGGCCAGCTGACCTTCGCTCAATCGAGGCCGAAGCGCTGGCGATTCGCCGCCAGAAACTCCACGTAGAAGGCGCTCTCCATCTGCCCCGGGATCTCTCCCGCCTCGATGGCTGCCTCGAGGGCACGCTTGATGTCGCCCAGCTTCTTGGACGGCGGAATGCCAAACGCAGTCATGATCTCGGAGCCGACACCCGAAGGCAGGGGCGGCAGCTTGGCGTCCTCGGCCGCGAGGTCGCCGATGCGACCGGCGAGCTCGTCGATGTAACCAATGCCACGCCGCTTCTTTTCGGGGCGCTTCGTCGTGATGTCCGCGCGGGACAAACACAAGAGGTCGTCCAGGTGCGGACCGATCTCCCGCGCGAACCGACGCACTGCGCTGTCGGTCCACGAACCGTCGTACTGGCTCGCGCGCAGGTGGTGCAAGACCAGGAAGCGGATCGAGCCGCGCAGGGGTTCGTCGGCGCCGAAGTAACGCTGACGCTTCTCGAGTTTGTCGAACATGCGCGCGCCGACCTCGGCGTGACCAAAGAAGTGGACCTCGCCCCGTTCGTCGATGCTGCGCGTCTTGACCTTGCCGATGTCGTGGAATAGCGCGGCCCAGCGCACCTCGAGCCGCGCCACGCTCTGGCACACCACCTGTTTGGTGTGTTTCCACACGTCCTTGTGGCGCCACTCACCGTCGCCGAAGCCGACCATGGCCTTCACCTCCGGCAACAACGAGTCGAGCACACCCGTGACCAGGAGCGAGTCGAGGCCATCGTCCGCGTGGAGGCCCATCAGCACACGGTCGAGGGGCGGGCGGACGTCGTCGGCGGACAACGCCGAGAGGTCCGCGGGAGTGACGAGCACCACCGGTCGTGTGCTCGCGCCGCGCTCGGCGTACTCCGCCGCACGTTCGAGCGCGTCCATTGCGCGAGTCTTGTCGGCGATGCTCGGCGTCTCGGTCATGAAGTGGGTCCGGCGGCGGGCGGCCGCGGGGCGCGCCTTTAGCACAATCCCATCAGAAATGACCTTACCCCGGGCACGGACCTGCGCCATGCTGCAGTGCGATGCGCCGAATTGCAGCGCTGCTGCTTCCCCTGTCCCTTGCCGTGGCCGGCTGCCCGGGCACCGAGCAAGATTTCTCGACTCCCAAGAAGGACGCGGAGCCGGGACCTCCGGACGCGGCCGTGGACGTGGCGCCGGGACCTCCCGTGCCGGTCCGCGTGATGAACTGGAACGTGAAGAACCTGTTCAACGACAAGCGGGACAGCCTGGAGATCAAACAGGCAGACGAGACGATCGTCCCCGCGGGCGAGTATCAGGCGAAGCTCGACGCCATCGCCGGCGTGATCGCGGGGGAGAAACCCGACGTCGTGATCCTGCAAGAGGTCGAGAACATGGCCGTGGTCAACGACCTGGGAGCCAAGCTCGGCGGTTATCCCCACCGGGCGATCACCCAGGGTAATGATCCGCGCGGCATCGACATCGCCGTTCTCTCCGAGCTGCCGATGGAGATCGGGCCGTCGCACAAGGGGGAGTTCTTCAAAGCCTCCAGCGATACTGGCCAATTTTTCAAGTTTGCGCGGGACGTGCTGGAGGTTCACCTCACGGTCAACACGCGCCACTTCGCGCTGCTTGGGATCCACTTCAAAGCGGAGGACGGCGACCCGACGAGCGCCATCAAACGGGTCGCGGAGGCGGAGCGCACCCGCAAGATCGCAACCGGCATCCAGTTCGGTGACCCGGCCGTGGCGATTGTGGTGCTTGGCGACTTCAACTCGACCCCGGGCTCACCCCCGCTCGATGCGCTGGCCGGCAACCCAAGCACGTTCACCAGCTCGACGGCGGCCATGCCGGCGGCCGATCGCTACAGCGTCACGTTCGGCGGGAGCCCTCAGCTCTATGACGATCAGCTGGGGGATCCGGCCGCGGCAACGCTGCTCGACGCGGCTTCGGTCACCATCCTGCACGATGGCGCGGTCAACACCGCCAGCGACCACGACCCCGTGCTAGCGACCTACATGCTGCACTGACGGTTGCTCCCCCGACGAAGGCGTTCGGGGAAATGCCCGGGGAAAGCGTCAGGAAAATCACGAGCTTTTTGGCGTAAGTGACTGAAATCACAGGCGCCTGCGCGGATAATTTGCCGCGCACTGTACGCTTTGTCGTCTAACCCTCATGGCCCTCGGACGGCGCCCCATCGACTTCGGCCGCCTGGTCGCGCGGCTGCTCTGTGCGCTGTTCGCGCTGATCGGGGCCGTTCCGCTCGCGCTCGCCGTCGCCATTCGCTCGGAGCCGGTGCTCGCCTGGGCGTCGTCGGAGACCGCGCGCGTGCTCCAGGAAGAGCTCGGCGTGACGGCCAGCTACCGCGTCGAGATGAAACTCCTGCCGCTGACCGTCGCACTGCATGACATCGTGGTGCCGTCCTCGGACGGAGGGGCACCGTTCCTGCTGGCCGAGAGCGTGGCCGTACACCCGCGCTTCTTTTCGCTCTTGGCAGGACGCCTCGACGTCGGCGACGTGGAGATCCAGCGCCCTCGTTCTCGAGTGGTCCTCAAGGACGGGAAGCTCGTGAACCTCGCGTATCGCCTGCCGGAGCAGAAGACGCCGTCGAAGAAGCTGGAGCGCGCGCCGTTCTCGTCGCTAGGTATCACGGAGGCCGAAATCGACTTCGAGGTCGATGGCGTCAAGGTCAAGACCGGCCCCATCGACATGGACGTGTTCGCCGACAAGGGACCGGTGTTCGAGGTGGGGTTGCGCGCTGCGGAGACCAGCATCGTCACCCCACGTTTGGTGACGTTGAAGACCGGCGGCGCTCCGCTCAACCGACGTGGTGAGATTGACGGCGCAAGCGACCGAGAGT
This window harbors:
- a CDS encoding HD domain-containing protein, coding for MTETPSIADKTRAMDALERAAEYAERGASTRPVVLVTPADLSALSADDVRPPLDRVLMGLHADDGLDSLLVTGVLDSLLPEVKAMVGFGDGEWRHKDVWKHTKQVVCQSVARLEVRWAALFHDIGKVKTRSIDERGEVHFFGHAEVGARMFDKLEKRQRYFGADEPLRGSIRFLVLHHLRASQYDGSWTDSAVRRFAREIGPHLDDLLCLSRADITTKRPEKKRRGIGYIDELAGRIGDLAAEDAKLPPLPSGVGSEIMTAFGIPPSKKLGDIKRALEAAIEAGEIPGQMESAFYVEFLAANRQRFGLD
- a CDS encoding endonuclease/exonuclease/phosphatase family protein, with translation MRRIAALLLPLSLAVAGCPGTEQDFSTPKKDAEPGPPDAAVDVAPGPPVPVRVMNWNVKNLFNDKRDSLEIKQADETIVPAGEYQAKLDAIAGVIAGEKPDVVILQEVENMAVVNDLGAKLGGYPHRAITQGNDPRGIDIAVLSELPMEIGPSHKGEFFKASSDTGQFFKFARDVLEVHLTVNTRHFALLGIHFKAEDGDPTSAIKRVAEAERTRKIATGIQFGDPAVAIVVLGDFNSTPGSPPLDALAGNPSTFTSSTAAMPAADRYSVTFGGSPQLYDDQLGDPAAATLLDAASVTILHDGAVNTASDHDPVLATYMLH